A DNA window from Drosophila biarmipes strain raj3 chromosome 2R, RU_DBia_V1.1, whole genome shotgun sequence contains the following coding sequences:
- the LOC108030309 gene encoding bifunctional phosphoribosylaminoimidazole carboxylase/phosphoribosylaminoimidazole succinocarboxamide synthetase yields the protein MSHTSIGGYHLGKLLIEGKTKKVYDLPDHPGLCLLLNKDRITAFDGQKAHELQGKAAISNTTNGLVFRLLNEAGIRTAYVDQCGEKAFTARKCQMIPIEWVTRRLATGSFIKLNPEVPEGYLFAPPKQETCFKDDASHDPLWCDEQIISSKFQCNGLLIGFDEIQIMRRTSLVVFEILERAWKTKNCVLVDMKVEFGVDEEGNILLADIIDSDTWRIWPAGDKRLMVDKTVYINLTAVRDSDLGNIKRNYSWVVEQLTSLVPPKDHLVVLMSSELDTFQGTKISAFCQSLGLNVELRGSCALRDPEDTLRIVREYEATIGSLVFVALAGGSNELGSLLSSNTSCPVINCVANRMEIEMWSRLNPDSGLGGATVLHPEAAALHAASILGLNNFMVWSKLRVNRLNNIIALKKSEKSH from the coding sequence ATGTCGCACACATCTATTGGTGGTTACCACCTGGGCAAGCTTCTTATTGAGGGCAAGACGAAGAAGGTGTACGACCTGCCAGATCATCCAGGTCTTTGCCTGCTGCTCAACAAGGACCGCATCACAGCCTTCGATGGACAGAAGGCCCATGAACTGCAGGGCAAGGCGGCCATCTCCAACACAACCAATGGACTCGTTTTCCGTCTACTCAACGAGGCGGGAATTCGTACCGCTTACGTGGATCAGTGTGGGGAAAAGGCCTTCACAGCGCGCAAATGCCAGATGATACCAATTGAGTGGGTGACGCGGCGCTTGGCCACTGGGTCCTTCATCAAGCTGAATCCCGAAGTGCCCGAGGGCTATTTATTTGCCCCGCCAAAGCAGGAGACCTGCTTCAAGGACGACGCCAGTCACGATCCCCTGTGGTGTGACGAACAAATCATCTCCTCCAAGTTCCAATGCAATGGTCTACTAATTGGTTTTGATGAAATTCAGATAATGAGACGCACATCCCTCGTGGTCTTTGAGATTCTCGAAAGAGCTTGGAAAACGAAGAACTGCGTTCTGGTTGACATGAAAGTTGAGTTCGGCGTGGACGAGGAGGGGAACATACTACTTGCGGACATTATAGACTCGGATACGTGGCGCATTTGGCCAGCTGGTGACAAGCGGCTCATGGTGGACAAAACGGTCTATATTAATCTGACTGCCGTAAGGGATAGTGACTTGGGGAATATAAAGCGAAATTACTCCTGGGTGGTGGAGCAACTAACCTCCTTGGTCCCGCCCAAGGATCATTTGGTGGTGCTAATGAGCAGTGAATTGGACACTTTTCAAGGCACAAAGATCTCCGCCTTTTGCCAATCATTGGGCTTGAATGTGGAGCTCCGAGGGAGTTGCGCTCTTAGGGATCCTGAGGACACGCTGCGCATTGTGCGGGAGTACGAAGCGACGATAGGCAGCCTGGTTTTTGTGGCCCTCGCTGGTGGATCAAATGAACTGGGAAGCCTGCTTTCGTCCAACACATCTTGTCCAGTGATCAATTGTGTAGCAAACCGCATGGAAATCGAAATGTGGTCCAGATTGAACCCTGACTCCGGCCTTGGTGGTGCCACAGTCCTCCACCCGGAGGCAGCTGCCCTACATGCAGCCTCAATTCTGGGACTGAACAACTTCATGGTGTGGTCCAAGTTGCGCGTCAATAGGTTAAACAATATTATCGCCCTCAAAAAATCTGAGAAGAGCCATTAG